The genomic interval CCAAGGTTTCTCGTCCGACGGGACTCTGAAGTGCGCCTCCGACTGCGGGAGCTTCGACACCTCCGGCTGCGTCGCGCCCGGAACGGTGTCGGGTCTTGTCGACATCACCGGCGACGGCGACGAGTTCGTCAATCTGTTCCCGGACTCTTTGGGAAATCTATACATCGACATCTCGTCTAAAAGCTCGAACGTCACGGCGGGCGGGCAATCGGTCGCCAATGTCCTGCCAAACGGCACACGCCGCCCCTCGGCCGGCAAGGTGAATCCCGATGGGACTCTCGCCTGGCTGAAGGGGTTTCAGGGGAACGGCACCACAGACGACCAAGGCGATTTCGCCTTCGACCACTCCGGGAATCCGATTTTCGAAGGGATCTTCTCCGGGACCACGCTGACGGCGCCGGGCAAGACGCTCAGCAATGCCGATGGAAGCGGGAATACCGCGGACGCCTACGCGGCGAGACTCAACCCCGATGGGACGATCCTTTGGTTCGACGCCTATGCCGGCGCCAACACCGAACAGGTTTTTCTTCAGTCGTCTCCCTCCGGCGATCTCTACGTGACGGGCCGCTTCTTAAGCACGACGCTGGCGGTGGGGGGCCAAACCCTGACCAACGCCGACGGCAGCGGCAACACCAATGATGCCTTCATCGAGAAGATCGACCCCTCGGACGGATCCTCCGTGTGGGTGACCCAATTTTCCAGCGACTCCTTCGACAGCGCCTTCCTGTCGTTCGATGCTTCGGGAAATATTTACGTCCTCGGCAATTTTCAGGGAACCAAGCTCGCGGTGAAGGGGACCGACCAGTTGACGAACGCTTCCGCCGGCACCAATGACGGTTTCGCGGCGCTGTTGGATCCCGACACCGGCGACCTTCAATGGATCACCGCCTTTTCCAGCAATCAAAACGATTTCATGAATTCCGGCACCTCGGCGGACGCGGCGGGGAACCTCTACGTTCGCGGGCAATTCACCGGAGCGACCCTGACGGCGAAAACCAAGAATCTCACGAACGCCGACGGGAGCGGGACGACCGCGGACGTCTTCATCGCGAAGCTCGATCACGCGGACGGCTCCGTCACCTGGCTGACCGGCGTCTCCAGCAGCAAGCCCGACTCCGCCTCCTTTACGACGGACGCCTCGGGCAATCTCTACGTGGGCGGCTCCTTCCAGGGACCCACGCTGGCCGTGGGGGGCAAGACGCTCACCAACGCCGACTCGAGCGGCAACACCGCGGACGGATTCTTGGGCCGGCTGAACCCCGCGGATGGAACGGCGGCCTGGCTGGTCGCCTTCTCGAGCGACGGTTTCGACGCCAACGCCTCCGTTCTGACCGATCCCTCGGGATCCGTCTACGCCAACTCCTTTTTCGGCGGGACGGCGATGACCGTGTCCGGCCGCACTTTGACCAATGGAGACCCCAGCGGAACGACGTTCGACTCCTACATCGCCAAGTTCAATCCGGATGGGACGCTGGTTTGGCTGACGGGAATCTCGGGCGACGGAAACGATTTCTTCAACCTGGAACCCGACCGTTCCGGCAAGCTGCCCTCGGACGATCTGTTCGTGGACGGCCAGTTCAAGAGCGCGACGCTGTCGATCGGAGGGGGGACGCTCGCCAACACGGACACGAGCGGTACGACCGAGGACGCCTTCGTCGGTCGGTTGAATCCAGAGGACGGAACCTTCCTCTGGATGATCCCCGTTTCGGGCAACGGCATCGACAGAGCGAACGTCCTCCCGGACGACGCGGGACATCTCTACTTAGGAGGAAGTTTCCAGGGATCCTCAGTCAGTATCGGAGGACAGACGTTCACCAACGCGGACTCCAGCGGAACGACCCGGGACGCCTTCCTCGGAAGGATCGCCCCCTAACGCGAAGACAGCCTCATCACGGCTCAGGAGACCGTCGTCCTCCGGGGACTCCGCCGCAACAACACGTGCCGGGCGCCTGACGATAAGTTATACTTAACGTTATGAAAGCCTTCGGCGTTGCAGCCCTATTGATCACGGTCGGCCTGACGGCGGCCTGCCCGCAGGCCGGTCCATTCCTCGCGCCGGGCGGCCCCATGGGCGCCGACGTGTCCAAGTCCGTCGAGAGTCCGGCGGACACATCCGATGAGACCTTGACCCCTCCTCCGGCCCCTCCGGAGGCCGGCCCCAAGGGCCTGGAAATGACCGACGGTGGCGGTCCGGCCGCCGGATCGGAACAATTCAAGAGGTACGCGGGCGGACCGTTAAGCCCCATCGAACCCAAGAGCGATGAGGCCAACATTACCGTCGTCGCCTACATCGACGCGCGTCTCAGCTACGGGCCGAATTATTCCCAAATCCTTCCCGAATCGCCGCCGATGCCGTTCCTCTTGACCAAGGCGGGCGCGCCCGTCACGTTCAACTTCCTTTTGGAGCTCGCCTTCGCCGGCGAAGACAAGGGGGATGGCACGACGGAGATCTGGTGGTTGCCCGCCGGGCTGCCCTTGGATGCGCCAAACGCGGAGGGCGGCGTGGTGCGCCTGGTCCACCAGCCGGCCGGGACGGCCGCGGCCTTCTACTGCGATGCGCAGTGGACGAACCCGGACCCCTCGGGAACCAACCTGTCCTTCCCGCCCTTGGCCCTCGGCCCGGGAAAGGTCTCCTTTTACCAGTACCAGAAGGGCGACCAGGACGCGGCGCACAACCTGATCTTCGTGAAACCCACGGATTTTCACCCCTGCGGGGGCCTCATCCCGTTGACCACCGGCGATCCGGCGAAACCCTTTCCCCCCGTGGCGCCGCCTCTCATGGTCCACCCGTTGGGATCCTACGCCCTGATTCCCTTCAAGCTGATGACGACGCCCCTCAAGATGCCGTAAGAGGCCTTTCGCAAAATAGGAAATCGTGCATTTCACATCACAAGAAACTTGGGCCATCGATCCGGTCTGAGCTTTAATAAAATCAACCTCTTATGTCCTGGCATCGAAGTTGCTGTTTATTCAGGACACAGGGGGAAATTCATGAAAAGAGGAATCATCGCTTTCGCCGCCGCCTTGCTCTTTGTCGCGGGCTGCGGCCAGTCCGACGAACCGTTTCAGACGATCGACCCGGCGGATCAGGCGATCGAGCAGCAACCTCCGCAGGGGGATGAGGCCACCCAGACGCCTCCCGTGGCCTCCGGGGACGAGGTCATCCTGCCCGGAAACCCAGGTGTTCCGAACGAGGAGGTCCCCCCTCCGTCGCCCACCGCCCCGGCCGAGGATTCCGGCCAGTCGGACCAGGACTGCGCCGCGTCCGGCGACTGTCCCGAGATCGGGACTCCTCCCTTGGCGGCATTGACGGTCACAAAGACGAACTCGACGGGTCAGAATGCCCATCCGAACGGCGGGATCATCGTCACCTTCAGCGCGCCCGTCGATCCGGCGAGCGTCACGACGGACTCCCTCGTCCTGACGCCTTACCGCAAGGTGACCAAGGTCAGCCGATATCTGGGCATGGACCGCGCTTATTTTTTCATCGTCGAGACGCGAGAAGAGGACACGCCCTACACCGCCACCGTGAAAAAGGGGATCAAGTCCCAGGATGGCGGCGTCCTGACGGAGGATTTTACCTGGTACTTCAAGACCGGCGACTTCTCGCAGCCCCGGGTGACGGGCGTTGTGACGATGACTCATTCGATCGTCTGGGTCGTCTTCAGCGAGCCGATCGACATGGCCTCCTGCATCGAAAAGAACTGCATTCAGGTCAACAACGTCGGAACGATCCTTCCCGTCCCCGTTTCCGGAACGCTCTCCCTCGCAGCGGGGGGCGGCGGCAAGATCGTCGCTTTCACATCCGACGAGCCCATGGCGATCGAACACGACGATGCCGTGTACGGGTCCGGGGCCTACTTCGTGACGGCCTGGGGAGCGGACGAGGACTCCGCGCGCGCCGCCAGCGACAAGGCCGGAAACACCCTCGTGACAACCTACAAAAAGAACCTCGCG from bacterium carries:
- a CDS encoding Ig-like domain-containing protein, which gives rise to MKRGIIAFAAALLFVAGCGQSDEPFQTIDPADQAIEQQPPQGDEATQTPPVASGDEVILPGNPGVPNEEVPPPSPTAPAEDSGQSDQDCAASGDCPEIGTPPLAALTVTKTNSTGQNAHPNGGIIVTFSAPVDPASVTTDSLVLTPYRKVTKVSRYLGMDRAYFFIVETREEDTPYTATVKKGIKSQDGGVLTEDFTWYFKTGDFSQPRVTGVVTMTHSIVWVVFSEPIDMASCIEKNCIQVNNVGTILPVPVSGTLSLAAGGGGKIVAFTSDEPMAIEHDDAVYGSGAYFVTAWGADEDSARAASDKAGNTLVTTYKKNLADTQFKFSALH